In Plasmodium gaboni strain SY75 chromosome 8, whole genome shotgun sequence, one DNA window encodes the following:
- a CDS encoding hypothetical protein (conserved Plasmodium protein, unknown function), with product MLSKGHVKNLTKDEINEMIDNSLKSGDTDEAPYFLQQNNIYWETGHRTYIPFFHFMIHKYTNKIIDDQIRKFTDRVKSVHHTPYVFHKDGYFRSYYGDPDINMVFNLKKNTNFIFNSTGTHNSYNLLCNNNTYDKSTHIFDQVLMSAFKLDLKSVLENNV from the exons atgttatcGAAAGGACATGTGAAAAATCTCACAAAAGATGAGATAAACGAAATGATTGataattctttaaaatCTGGAGATACAGATGAAGCGccttattttttacaacaaaataatatttattgGGAAACAGGCCACAGGACTTATATCCCttttttccattttatGATACATAAATATACGAATAAAATTATAGATGATCaa ATAAGAAAGTTCACAGATCGTGTAAAGAGTGTTCATCATACACCTTATGTATTTCATAAGGATGGATATTTTAGAAGTTATTATGGGGACCCAGATATTAACATGgtttttaatttaaagaaaaatacaaactttatttttaattcaaCAGGTACAcataattcatataatttattatgtaataataataccTATGATAAGTCTACTCATATATTTGATCAGGTACTTATGAGTGCCTTTAAATTAGACTTAAAGAGTGTCTTGGAAAATAATGTATAA
- a CDS encoding hypothetical protein (conserved Plasmodium protein, unknown function): MVEKKIDDAPFLSKMENFEISDKKGKGSKKDVKNEYKSLNNEFHFDEEKGENDEEDKDKDMNEGDVNKNHNKKENNNIRMIQIDRKNLKKMFSSQFFTQTLTDDSSSNSVSELKVIKKYACVEFFKMLFLVSLFFVTSYYSFIYIYNNFMGTNHICGSLDMYNYKYEESVKFISSISNNKYYIFTGKFPFDVITYKLRKEALKNSMNEEIKKYNESNANIIYDNISNLDDHQIQIISFNKYNNKMKCEKNIFDLYKPFYLKTTDAPIKNMDYIYNEVNYNSISNPYNIAEKKLFSEVSTFMKTNEKKNKICFITSYLKSLKDEDTSNFNNAIVENNNNNSSINNYGSNPSDEKNQQSEENNNRENYLQNNNNEKKYFKNTNSIGDNDNKKVYQESNVLNFNYSNNMVPEKKKIIFLYDQSDNNFVDLVIAIYSMQYGNTYNNLKDYWEEIRKKFKVIHAEEIYLFEWYCLGINFNLIENNNQYKLKCVDLLK, encoded by the exons ATGGTTGAGAAGAAAATAGACGATGCCCCTTTTCTTTCCAAGATGGAGAACTTTGAAATATCTGATAAGAAAGGGAAGGGTTCTAAAAAAGATGtgaaaaatgaatataaaagtttaaataatgaatttCATTTTGATGAAGAGAAAGGTGAGaatgatgaagaagataAAGATAAAGATATGAATGAAGGAgatgtaaataaaaatcataataaaaaagaaaataataatatacgTATGATTCAAATTGatagaaaaaatttaaaaaaaatgtttagTAGTCAATTTTTTACACAAACATTGACAGATGATTCAAGTAGTAATTCTGTGTCTGAATTAAAAGTAATTAAGAAATATGCATGTGtagaattttttaaaatgttatTTCTTGTctcattattttttgtaacttcatattattcattcatttatatttataataattttatggGAACAAATCATATATGTGGATCTTTGgatatgtataattataagTATGAAGAGTCGGTCAAATTTATATCAAGTAttagtaataataaatactACATATTTACAg gaAAATTTCCATTTGACgttataacatataaacTAAGAAAAGAGGCTCTAAAAAATAGTATgaatgaagaaataaaaaaatataacgAATCCAATgcaaatattatatatgataatatttcaaattTAGATGATCATCaaattcaaataatatcctttaataaatacaataataaaatgaaatgtgagaaaaatatttttgatttatataagCCCTTTTATCTAAAAACTACAGATGCAcctataaaaaatatggattatatttataatgaGGTCAATTATAATTCTATAAGTAACCCATATAATATAGCAGAAAAAAAG CTATTCTCTGAAGTATCCACATTCATGAAAAcgaatgaaaaaaaaaataaaatctGTTTTATTACCTCTTATCTAAAATCCTTAAAAGATGAAGATACGTcaaattttaataatgcCATAGTCgaaaataacaataataatagtagtaTCAATAATTATGGTAGTAATCCTTCTGATGAGAAAAATCAACAAAgtgaagaaaataataacagAGAAAActatttacaaaataataataatgaaaagaaatattttaaaaatactAATTCAATAGGAGATAATGACAACAAAAAGGTTTATCAAGAAAGTAATGTTTTGAATTTTAAttatagtaataatatggttccagaaaaaaaaaaaattatcttTCTTTATGATCAAAGCG ACAACAACTTTGTTGACCTGGTCATAGCCATTTATAGTATGCAGTATGGAAATACTTATAACAACTTGAAAGATTACTGGGAAGAGATAAGAAAGAAATTTAAGGTTATTCATGCTGAGGAGATATACTTATTTGAATG GTACTGCTTAGGTATAAATTTCAATTTAATAGAAAACAATAATCAATACAAGTTAAAATGTGTTgatcttttaaaataa
- a CDS encoding putative FAD-dependent monooxygenase, protein MKVRKTFVLIIGGGPTGITSGLYLQKYNIPHILIEKDKCIEKIPKAHYYNNQTMEAWRSIYHLDKCFMNETENLDFWKCFQYSLSLHKEKIISIYNNFMNKYTYKNTYYEDISPSKVTHLSQYKLLGILYNYYFFKNKKSNKKREFLKNIKLKFSTYKILRLINEHSLIKNDVDDKNIYNIDDKKKKKLINDNSSKYGSYDISEMLIGYEFIDFIKNVNDLKKIDNNSSLSEEKKIMLEKGCVHNISDDNNKYNEYMNLNIEPGDIPKDMEDNNKCDDNIYNSTNYCYEDICNYVITKIRNVETNLEEMILSDYVFVCEGGKSNIKNVLNINDENIKNYMKFINIHFSSKYLSTLMIYNPSMLYFLFNEYIGILVCHDYNKGNVVLHIPYITEREMLLYSNRNKIIQIINKLIGFNLYDIHIHNIYKWTMHSSIASTFIDNYTKRIFLLGDSAHKLPPSGGFGLNLGIGDVVNISWKIIRIFNLQQKKINHFFSTKGINNYQSTDLKDDLYNDSTLSNSIVNLINNEIKKKKFIMNILITEKEQNMIYNYIQSYNIERKLVANFTITQAENNYEKGKNIPYILGYNQNNILIDRLSKIYNNKHTKCNNNNNKTNCNSYNNNYINYSNDMSRGYNKVYFKILQSSLLFHTLLQSSKKIINMFNHIPFIFSYKKKKIKNLVNTRENILALLYPGVDFCYSYINTLNDIEENKNDDKIINNNSFNCNHIKNQNMLHINNYNNKEEKIQKQKDHNDINIVRKYYDNIEYMNNVYDQNNLKHKYENHIHINKLPNDKLNSQNINNTKNNLLKNMSTSSCYNIENSYDKEQNKLYDTNKKLYKNKIFSSNNNMEYIPKLKVCKNIYEYEIPNIIGSKIPHFNLYTLDKNYVYKLSSVDLPILNNPSLSILILLFDELLLYETINFLLLHNIPNDMFSLCLWDSDVFLYKDKTSGNIQLIKEETYNNMDNQTISMDHVPINHYVLFNNANDEHEPTGDISHVKHISEITNGVTEIKENNNNNNTDINNHRGKRSINYVFTSSIIKNMFLNIVGVNSNNAYVILRPDKHIISANVNNLFDEIKKINNIYI, encoded by the coding sequence ATGAAGGTAAGAAAAACTTTCGTTTTAATTATAGGTGGAGGGCCAACAGGTATAACAAGTGGATTGTATTTAcagaaatataatataccACATATATTGATAGAAAAAGATAAATGTATAGAAAAAATTCCAAAGGctcattattataataatcaaaCTATGGAAGCATGGAGAAGCATTTATCATTTAGATAAATGTTTTATGAATGAAACCGAGAATTTAGATTTCTGGAAGTGTTTTCAATATTCTTTAAGTCTTCATAAAGAGAAAattataagtatatataataattttatgaataaatatacatataaaaatacatattatgAAGATATTAGTCCATCTAAAGTTACTCATTTGTCTCAGTATAAATTATTAggtattttatataattattatttctttaaaaataaaaaatctaataaaaaacgtgaatttttaaaaaatataaaattaaaattttcaacatataaaatattaagaTTGATAAATGAACATAGTCtcataaaaaatgatgtagatgataaaaatatatataatattgatgataagaaaaaaaaaaaattgataaATGATAATTCTTCAAAATATGGTTCCTATGATATATCCGAAATGTTAATAGGATATGAATTTATagattttataaaaaatgtaaatgatttaaaaaagattgataataattcttcACTTTCagaagagaaaaaaatcATGTTAGAAAAAGGGTGTGTCCATAATATTTctgatgataataataaatataatgaatatatgaatttaaaTATTGAACCTGGTGATATTCCAAAAGATATggaagataataataaatgtgatgataatatttataatagTACAAATTATTGTTATGAAGATATCTGCAATTATGTAATAACTAAAATTAGAAATGTAGAAACCAATTTAGAAGAGATGATATTAAGTGATTATGTATTTGTTTGTGAAGGTGGGAAAAGTAATATAAAGaatgttttaaatattaatgatgagaatataaaaaattatatgaaatttataaatatacatttcagttctaaatatttaagtacattaatgatatataatccatcaatgttatatttcttatttaatgaatatatagGTATATTAGTATGTcatgattataataaaggAAATGTAGTATTACATATTCCTTATATAACCGAAAGAGAAATGTTACTTTATAGTAACcgtaataaaataatacaaattattaataaattaataggttttaatttatatgatatacatatacataatatatataaatggaCTATGCATAGTTCTATTGCATCTACATTTATAGATAATTATACAAAGCGTATATTTCTATTAGGAGATTCAGCACATAAATTACCACCATCAGGAGGATTTGGATTAAATCTGGGTATAGGAGATGTAGTAAATATTTCTTGgaaaattataagaatttttaatttacagcaaaagaaaataaatcaCTTTTTTTCTACAAAAGGgattaataattatcagTCTACTGATCTAAAGGATGACTTATATAATGATAGTACATTATCTAATTCTATTgttaatttaattaataatgaaataaaaaaaaaaaaatttataatgaatattttaattacTGAGAAGGAAcaaaatatgatatataattatatacaatCTTATAATATAGAGAGGAAGTTGGTGGCAAATTTTACTATTACTCAAGctgaaaataattatgagaaaggaaaaaatataccATATATTTTAGGGTACAACcagaataatatattaatagaTAGGTTATCAAAgatatataacaataaacATACAAAATgtaacaataataataataaaacaaattgtaatagttataataataactACATCAATTATAGTAATGATATGTCCAGGGGATATAACAAAGTTTACTTTAAGATTTTACAAAGTTCTTTACTTTTTCATACTCTTCTTCAAAGTTCCAAGAAAATTATCAACATGTTTAATCATATTccatttattttttcttataaaaaaaaaaaaataaaaaatttagTAAACACAAGGGAAAATATTTTAGCCTTATTATATCCAGGCGTCGATTTCTgttattcttatattaatacattaaatgacatagaagaaaataaaaatgatgacaaaattattaataacaattcttttaattgtaatcatataaaaaatcaaaatatgttacatataaataattataataataaggaagaaaaaatacaaaaacaaaaagatCATAATGACATAAATATTgtaagaaaatattatgataatatagaatatatgaataatgtatatgaccaaaataatttaaaacataaatatgaaaatcatatacatataaataaattacCAAATGATAAATTGAATTCACAAAATATCAATaacacaaaaaataatttgttaaaaaatatgagCACTTCTAGttgttataatattgaaaatagttatgataaagaacaaaacaaattatatgatacaaacaaaaaattatataagaacaaaattttttctagtaataataatatggaatatattcctaaattaaaagtatgtaaaaatatatatgaatatgaaATACCTAATATAATTGGATCTAAAATACCTCATTTTAATCTCTATACATTagataaaaattatgtatataaattatcatCAGTTGATTTACCTATATTAAATAATCCTTCATTATCTATTCTCATCCTTCTTTTTGATGAATTACTTTTATATGAAAcaattaattttttgttacTTCATAATATACCAAATGACATGTTTTCTTTGTGTCTATGGGACTCAGATGTTTTCCTATATAAAGATAAGACAAGTGGAAACATAcaattaataaaagaagaaacTTATAATAACATGGATAATCAAACTATATCTATGGATCACGTTCCAATAAACCACTACGTTTTGTTTAACAATGCGAATGATGAACACGAACCCACTGGAGACATTTCACATGTGAAGCATATAAGTGAGATTACAAATGGAGTTACagaaataaaagaaaataataataataataatactgATATTAATAATCATAGGGGTAAAAGATCTATCAATTATGTATTTACATCAagtattataaaaaatatgtttcTAAACATTGTAGGGGTTAATTCAAATAATGCGTATGTTATTTTAAGACCCGATAAGCATATTATATCAGCTAatgttaataatttatttgatgaaattaaaaaaataaataatatatatatatga
- a CDS encoding putative eukaryotic translation initiation factor: protein MIQTEKKWADIDVDDDESINDNEIKKKWEDIDADDDLEANKKLSYFTNYENGIKVVTKYSENLKKQTVKVTKKIQEVVIKKKLNKEINNRLNLKNFNIDIHSSVTVEPTDVVNIEVPKNNPLDFLKDTEYDYLFAEQTNKTAKDLKNRFKILKDEETEDVKAEDPSKAAGRREGLYYRPHDTQNKECTVRVTNLSEDVNENELSNLFGKVGNIVRMFLAKHKETQNSKGFAFITYSKREEAKRAIEKLNRHGFENLLLSVEWAKPSNR, encoded by the exons ATGATACAAACAG AGAAAAAATGGGCAGATATTGATGTAGATGATGATGAATCcataaatgataatgaaatta aaaaaaaatgggAAGATATAGATGCGGATGATGATTTAGAAgcaaataaaaaattatcttATTTCACAAACTATGAGAACGGAATAAAAGTTGTTACAAAATATTCagaaaatttaaaaaaacagACTGTTAAa GTTACCAAAAAAATTCAAGAAGTtgtaattaaaaaaaaattaaacaaagaaataaataacagACTTAACCTAAAAAATTTTAACATTGATATa CATAGCTCAGTTACTGTTGAACCCACAGATGTAGTTAATATTGAAGTTCCTAAAAACAATCCATTagattttttaaaagatacTGAATACGATTATTTATTTGCAGAACAAACAAATAAAACAGCTAAGGATCTTAAAAATAGATTTAAGATATTGAAAGATGAAGAAACAGAG GATGTTAAGGCTGAAGATCCAAGCAAAGCCGCTGGAAGGAGAGAAGGATTATACTATCGCCCACat gATACTCAAAATAAAGAATGCACTGTTCGTGTAACGAACTTAAGTGAAGACGTtaat GAAAATGAGTTATCTAACTTATTCGGAAAAGTGGGAAACATCGTTCGTATGTTCTTGGCCAAGCAtaa GGAAACTCAAAATTCAAAAGGTTTTGCTTTTATTACTTACTCCAAGAGGGAAGAAGCAAAAAGGGCTATAGAAAAATTGAATCGTCACGGATTTGAAAATTTACTCTTAAGc GTGGAATGGGCCAAGCCATCAAACAGATAA
- a CDS encoding ubiquitin, with protein sequence MINKVNNSKCIIFFYVFFLIHICKGIRLYNNKKEPINKRHIFNTITNNVSIKQNKHISNNKIKENKCNIMINYYDKSNIFCKNFLLNMEEKDSIKNIKKKIEDIYGIPLTLQEILYDNKKLENNMTIQNIIKDKQIKILNLRLITILPHLFLQKDDDINTNKKNDLLSSSLNNNEYIKSNKRITYLKNKLTYYGYLTLLNEYKKLSQILENKKYILKNNDILESYKAFDKEFEKTLKNNNINLEKIKKEINQLKHIDKKKLLLRLEVDYPLMSNNLSERIKQLFQYYYLGDITTVIKFSIFFYILYKYANYPKNIKKFFLYLSILFLIFPLKPFYKLSHFLFFFLPNDILFSGFTNILSASYQQILMCQ encoded by the exons atgataaataaagtaaataattctaaatgtataatttttttttatgttttttttttgatacATATTTGTAAGGGCATTagattatataataataaaaaggaaccaataaataaaagacATATATTCAATACAATAACGAATAATGTATctataaaacaaaataaacatatatctaacaataaaataaaagaaaataaatgtaatataatgataaattattatgataagtccaatatattttgtaagaattttcttttaaatatggAAGAAAAGGATagtattaaaaatataaagaagaaGATAGAAGATATTTATGGTATACCATTAACATTAcaagaaatattatatgataataagaaattagaaaataatatgacaatacaaaatataattaaagataaacaaataaaaattctAAATTTACGATTAATAACTATATTACCACATTTATTTCTTCAAAAagatgatgatataaatacaaaCAAAAAGAATGATTTATTGTCATCAtctttaaataataatgaatatataaaaagtaataagcgtataacatatttaaaaaataaattaacTTATTATGGTTATTTAacattattaaatgaatacaaaaaattgtctcaaatattagaaaataaaaaatatattttaaaaaataatgatatcCTTGAATCATATAAAGCTTTCGATAAGGAATTTGAAAAgacattaaaaaataataatattaatttagaaaaaattaaaaaagaaattaatcaattaaaacatatagataaaaaaaaattattattacgATTAGAAGTAGATTATCCTTTAATGAGTAATAATTTATCAGAACGTATCAAACAATtatttcaatattattatttggGTGATATCACAACTGttataaaattttcaatctttttttatattctatataaatatgCAAACTATccaaaaaatataaaaaaattctttttatatttatctatttTGTTTCTAATATTCCCATTGAAAcctttttataaattatctcactttctatttttttttcttccaAATGATATCCTTTTTTCAg gatttacaaatattttgtCTGCCTCCTATCAACAAATTTTGATGTGTCAATAA